From the Nocardiopsis changdeensis genome, one window contains:
- a CDS encoding nucleotidyltransferase domain-containing protein — protein sequence MAVHPRVRTLAQTFLEHADRVSPGLVEGLYLTGSVALGDFRPHTSDVDFVVVTSRRPGARESDLLRQAHARTRADIPRPQFNGIHVTWDDLTHDPARCGSVPSVIGGRFRDRAAADVNPVTWHILACHGVTLRGPHPLELDVWDERESLRTWSLGSLDEQWRRWREKAGRLVTPRGLAVLGSLAPSWSVLSVSRLHFTLKTGEITSKSSAGAYALHAFPERWQRIVNECLRVRRGSGAPSLYESALARRRAALDYIEMVLDDALRPGLAAA from the coding sequence ATGGCCGTCCACCCTCGGGTACGGACACTCGCGCAGACCTTCCTCGAACACGCCGACCGGGTCTCCCCCGGCCTGGTGGAGGGCCTCTACCTGACCGGTTCGGTGGCCCTGGGCGACTTCCGCCCGCACACCAGCGACGTCGACTTCGTCGTCGTCACCTCCCGGCGCCCCGGCGCGCGTGAGAGCGACCTGCTCCGCCAGGCACACGCGCGCACCCGCGCCGACATCCCCCGCCCCCAGTTCAACGGCATCCACGTGACCTGGGACGACCTCACCCACGACCCCGCGCGGTGCGGCTCCGTCCCCTCCGTCATCGGAGGCCGGTTCCGCGACCGGGCCGCCGCCGACGTCAACCCGGTCACCTGGCACATCCTGGCCTGCCACGGCGTCACCCTGCGCGGCCCCCACCCGCTCGAACTCGACGTGTGGGACGAGCGCGAGAGCCTGCGCACCTGGTCGCTGGGCTCCCTCGACGAGCAGTGGCGCCGGTGGCGGGAGAAGGCCGGACGCCTGGTCACCCCGCGCGGCCTCGCCGTCCTGGGGTCCCTGGCCCCCTCCTGGAGCGTGCTCAGCGTCAGCCGCCTGCACTTCACCCTCAAGACCGGCGAGATCACCTCCAAGTCCAGCGCCGGCGCCTACGCCCTGCACGCCTTCCCCGAGAGATGGCAGCGCATCGTCAACGAGTGCCTGCGCGTCCGCCGGGGCAGCGGCGCGCCCTCCCTGTACGAGAGCGCCCTGGCCCGACGCCGGGCCGCCCTGGACTACATCGAGATGGTCCTGGACGACGCCCTGCGCCCCGGCCTGGCCGCCGCCTGA
- a CDS encoding sirohydrochlorin chelatase has translation MVPTMVLVADDSRDAQRREALCGLAEAVAGRGEAPVAAAFGSPDEVAAALRSVRGPKVVVPAFVAGGDVASAHLLSRLGLGGMPDACRTPPLGAVPSIVADLAARLSDSGWGRGDGVVLAADGTTGTEERQVVMDVARMLSRRLGSPVQVGYLRTWAPSVFDAVDRLRRDGHENVAVAAWRLVDGPDFDLLRGLDVTAITTPLWPSELVVDTLLAQHRAAKGRLV, from the coding sequence ATGGTCCCCACGATGGTCCTCGTAGCCGACGACTCGCGTGACGCCCAACGACGTGAGGCCCTGTGCGGACTGGCCGAGGCGGTGGCCGGCCGGGGGGAGGCGCCCGTCGCGGCCGCCTTCGGCAGCCCCGACGAGGTGGCCGCCGCACTCCGCTCCGTCCGCGGGCCCAAGGTGGTCGTGCCGGCGTTCGTCGCCGGAGGCGACGTCGCCAGCGCCCACCTGCTCTCCCGCCTCGGCCTCGGCGGGATGCCCGACGCCTGCCGCACCCCGCCCCTGGGCGCGGTGCCCTCGATCGTGGCCGACCTGGCCGCCCGCCTCTCCGACTCCGGGTGGGGGAGGGGGGACGGTGTCGTCCTGGCCGCCGACGGCACGACCGGCACCGAGGAGCGCCAGGTCGTGATGGACGTGGCCCGCATGCTCAGCCGCCGGCTGGGCTCCCCGGTGCAGGTCGGCTACCTGCGCACCTGGGCGCCGTCGGTGTTCGACGCGGTCGACCGGCTGCGCCGCGACGGCCACGAGAACGTGGCGGTCGCCGCCTGGAGGCTCGTCGACGGACCCGACTTCGACCTGCTGCGGGGGCTGGACGTCACCGCCATCACCACGCCGCTGTGGCCGTCCGAACTGGTCGTGGACACCCTGCTGGCCCAGCACCGGGCCGCGAAGGGGCGGCTCGTGTGA